The Streptomyces sp. cg36 genomic interval ATGAGCTCGTCGAACATGCCCTGCACCATCGGGTAGGGCATCGGCGCCGTGAAGTGGAAGGCGGGCGGGCCGGGTTCACCGACCGCTTCCAGCGCCTTTGCGGCCAGCTCCGGGTCGCCGGTCCAGCACCACACCACGCCGCACATCTTCTGCCCGTGGATCTCCTCCGGGAACGGCGGCCCCGGCGGCACGACCAGCGACGCGTAGAAGCCGTTGAGGTCGTCCGGCGCCTGCGGCAGGAACTCGCGGTACCAGCGCAGCACATCGCCGATCCGGTCCAGCGTCCACACCGTCACGCCGAGCACCACGGTGTGCACCGGGTGCAGCCGGAAGGTGAAGGAGGTGACGACGCCGAAGTTGCCGCCGCCACCGCGCAGCGCCCAGAACAGGTCCGGGTGGTGCTGTGCGTCGGCGGTGACGAACGAGCCGTCGGCCAGCACCACGTCCGCCGCCAGCAGGTTGTCGATGGTCAGCCCGTACTTGCGGGTGAGGTGGCCGTGTCCGCCGCCGAGGGTCAGCCCGCCGACCCCGGTGGTCGACATGATGCCCGCGGGTGTGGCCAGGCCGAACGCGTGCGCCGCGTGGTCCAGGTCCTGGATCAGGCTGCCGCCGCCGACCTGGGCGGTCTCCGCCGCGGGGTCGACGCGGGCCCAGCGCATGGGCGCCAGGTCGAGGGTGACGGCGTCGTCCGCCACGCACAGCCCGGCGCCGCTGTGCCCGCCGCCGCGGACCGCGATGTCGATGCCGTGGTCGCGCAGGAAGTCGACCGCGTCGATGACGTCGCCCGCGTCCGTGCACCGCACCACGGCGGCCGGTCTGCGGTCGATCATCGCGTTGTAGATCTTGCGGACCCGGTGGTACTCGGGGTCCTGCGGGCCGATGACCGGGCCGCGCAGTACGGTCCGCATCGCCTCCAGCGTCGTGCCGTCCATGGCGATCTCCTCGAACCGCACCGCCCGTCCCCTGCTGGGCCGCCGGTGTGGCTGAGCGCGCCGGTGCCCCGGTGTCCTCGCGCACCTCCACCGCACCGGACGCCACAGGGCTGACACCACCAGCGTCCCGCCGCCCGCGCGCACGCGCAATCGCGGCCCGGCCCACCGCCCGCCCGCCCCTCCGGAGTGCCCCGGACCCGCCGCCGGGCGCACCATGGGGACATGGACGGCGGCATCGGCGACATCAGCGCACCGGGGCGTCTGGCCGGTCCCGGCGAGGGGATCGGACCCGATGAACTCGCCCTGACCACCCGCAACCACGGGCTCCCGCTCGAAGCCCTGCGCTACGACGTCACCCCGCCGGGCCTGCACTACGTACTGGTCCACTACGACATCCCGGAGGGCGACGCGGACACCTGGCGGCTCACCGTGAGCGGCCGGGTACGCACCGCGCTCACCCTGGACCTGCCGGCCCTGCGCGCCTTCCCGGCCGTCACGCGCCGGGTGACGATGGAGTGCGCGGGCAACGGCCGCGCCCGCCTCACCCCCCGCCCGGTGAGCCAGCCCTGGCTGGTCGAGGGCGTGGGCACCGCCGACTGGACCGGGGTGCCGCTGCGCACGCTGCTGGGCGAGTGCGGGGTGGAGCAGGACGCCGTGGAGGCGGTGTTCACCGGCGCCGACCACGGGGTGGAGCGCGGGGTGGAGCAGGACTACCGGCGCAGCCTGCCGCTCCGGGACGCGCTGCGGGGCGACCCCGAGGTGCTGGTGGCGTACGCGATGAACGGCGGCCCGCTGCCGCCCCAGCACGGCCGTCCGCTGCGGCTCGTGGCGCCGGGCTGGTACGGGATGGCGCACGTGAAGTGGCTGCGCGACATCACGCTGACCGACACCGCCTTCACCGGGTTCCAGCAGCAAGTGGCCTACCGCTACCGGCAGTCGGCCGACGATCCGGGCGTGCCGGTCACCCGGATCGCCCCGCGCGCGCTGATGGTGCCGCCCGGCTTCCCCGACTTCATGTCCCGCACCCGGGTGGTGCGCCCGGGCCCCGTGGAGCTGACGGGCCGGGCCTGGTCGGGCCGGGCCCCGGTGACCCGGGTGGAGGTGTGCGGGGACGACGGCGGCGGCTGGTACGAGGCCGAACTCGATCCGCCCGACGGGCACACCTGGGCCTGGCGCCGCTGGCGGGCGTGGTGGACGGCCACGCCCGGCAGGCACGTCCTGAGCGTCCGCGCCACCGACGCCTCCGGCGCCGCCCAGCCGGTGGAGCAGCCGTGGAACCGCGGCGGCTTCGCCAACAACCTGGTGCAGCGCGTCCCGGTGTACTGCCCCGAGGACGGCTGATCCGCCCGGCCGCCCGCCGCCCTAGACCGGCTTGACGGCGGAGAGCGGGGTTACGCCCACCGTGTTGTCGCACTCGGCGAGCACCCCGTCGTCCAGGGCCGTCTGGTGATGTCCGGCGCCGGGCACACCGAGCACCATCGTGGGGTACGAGGCCGGGGTGGAGCCGGACGTGCAGTAGCCGTCGGCCTCGCCGGACACCGGGACGAAGGTCAGCTTGGTCCAGGCGCGCGCCCCGGGTGCGAGCAGCACGGTGGTGGCGGTGCCGGTGTGATGGACCGTCAGGGGAACGTTCTTGTCGGGCGAACCGTTGCCCGCGCCCGCCACCGTGACGAAGCCGCGCACCGTGCAGGGGTGGGCGGAGGTGTTGGTGAACCCGACGACCGCCGCCCCGGTGCCGGTGCCCTGCGGGCGCTTGGCCGACTGGTGGGCCGGGGTCGCCTTGAGGTCCACGGCGCCGCACTTGGCGGGCGCGTGCCGGGCCTTGCCGCTGCCCGCCGACCCGGGCGTGGCCGTACCGGCGGGCGCCGGGGCGTGGGTGGCCGGGTCCTTGGTGTGCGGGGCGGCCGTGCTGCTCGGCACCACCGGCGCGGGGGCGGAGGGCCCCTTGCCGGTCGGGTCGCAGCCGACCACCAGCGTGCCCGCCGCGACCGCCAGCGCGGCCACCGCGATCGTGCGGCGCGTGTGTGTGAAGTCCATCATTCCCCCCGGGGCCACGGCCGGTCCGCACCGGCCCTCGCGGTACGACACACCTCCCGCCGGGACATCGGTTCGCGCGCCGGGGCCAGTGTGGCGCGACCGTTACAGACCGCCGTGGCGCGGTCGCGCGGTCAGCGGAAGGCCGCCACCACCGCGCCCCACTGGGCGGTGGTCGTCCCCGTCGCCGCGCAGTCCCGGTCGTCCGGGGCGGTGCGGTACGCGGTGGAGAGCCGGTACGACGACAGCTTCAGCACGGGCAGCGTCCGCCACTCGGCCGAATGGCCGGCCGGGGTGCCGCTGTTGGTGCCGACGGCGGCGACCAGCAGGTCCCCCGGTGCGCAGCCGACCTGTCCGTCGCCGGTGCTGAAGGCGCTGCCACCCGCTTCCCCATGGGCGTACGCGCCTCCCACCACCGTGCTGATCCCGCGGAACTCGTCGACCGCCACGTGGTACTTGCTCGCCCGTGGATACCCGACCCTGAGCGAGTCGGAGGTGGTGAGCGGGTGGACGTGGAAGCCCACCATCAGCAGGGTGCGGTGGCCATGCCCGTCGGTCGCCTCCCCCGCGTCGCGGAACTCGTCGCCCCGGGTGTCCGTCACCCGCACGGGACCGGAACAGGCGCTGGTGAGCATGACGCTGACGACCAGCGCGTCGCCGCCCGTCACCGGCGAGGTGACCGGAAGGACGACGTCGGTGCCGGAGAGGATCTGCGCGTCGGCGGCGGGTCTGCCCACCCACGCGGGGCGCGCCCGCACGGGCCGCGCCGCCGTGCCGCCGCCCGGTGGTACGGCCGCGGGGTCCGAGCCCTTGGCGCTCGGGGCGCAGGGCTCCGCCGGGCCGGGCCGTCCGCTGCCGTGCGCCCGGCCCGGCGCCCCGATCAGCCCGAGCACCGCGCCCGCCCCGAGGAGCACGCCGAGCACCAACGTGGCGCCATGGGTGAGCAGTCGGCGCCGCCGGTGGGCCGGCCGCCCACGGCCCGGCACCGGAGCCACGGCCCCGGTGTGCTCCTCGGCCGTCCGTGGTTCCGCCTCGGGCGGGTCGGCCGCCGCCCGTGCGCCCGGTTCCCCGGACCGTTCGCCCCCGCGGCCGTCCGCCGGGTCCGCTGCCGCGCCTTGGTCGCTGCGTTTGACCGAATCCAGCCGGATCCGGGTCCACGCGTCCTTCCAGCGCGGCAGTTCACCCTCCGCCACACCGAACGCCCGCAGCAGTGCCAGCACCCGCTCCCAGGGCGGCGGCGCGGGGCGCTCCTCGTTCAGGGCGTGCGCGATCGTCGTCCTCGGCAGCCCGCTGCGCCGCTGCAACTCGCGCAGGGACAGGCTCTCCACCGCCTTGATGGCCCGCAGCGCCGCCACGAGCTCGGTGGCGGTGCCGAGTGTCTCCGGATCGGGCAGACCACTGTCGTCCGGTGTCGGCCCTTCCCTCTCCATGCTGGTCATGACTCCCCCATAAGTCCGTTCCCCCGCGGCCGGATTCGACCTGCCGGGCGGCCGGATCGTACGCCTCGGCCA includes:
- a CDS encoding FAD-binding oxidoreductase, producing MDGTTLEAMRTVLRGPVIGPQDPEYHRVRKIYNAMIDRRPAAVVRCTDAGDVIDAVDFLRDHGIDIAVRGGGHSGAGLCVADDAVTLDLAPMRWARVDPAAETAQVGGGSLIQDLDHAAHAFGLATPAGIMSTTGVGGLTLGGGHGHLTRKYGLTIDNLLAADVVLADGSFVTADAQHHPDLFWALRGGGGNFGVVTSFTFRLHPVHTVVLGVTVWTLDRIGDVLRWYREFLPQAPDDLNGFYASLVVPPGPPFPEEIHGQKMCGVVWCWTGDPELAAKALEAVGEPGPPAFHFTAPMPYPMVQGMFDELIPTGLQWYWRGDFFDRIGDGAIDVHAKYAEGLPTGLSTMHLYPVDGAAHRVGAGETAWGYRDAVWSGIIGGVDPDPANAETVRQWCVDYWEELHPHSMGGSYVNFIGEGEGQDRVRATYRDQYDRLAAVKHTYDPRNLFHGNQNIEPAKG
- a CDS encoding sulfite oxidase, which gives rise to MDGGIGDISAPGRLAGPGEGIGPDELALTTRNHGLPLEALRYDVTPPGLHYVLVHYDIPEGDADTWRLTVSGRVRTALTLDLPALRAFPAVTRRVTMECAGNGRARLTPRPVSQPWLVEGVGTADWTGVPLRTLLGECGVEQDAVEAVFTGADHGVERGVEQDYRRSLPLRDALRGDPEVLVAYAMNGGPLPPQHGRPLRLVAPGWYGMAHVKWLRDITLTDTAFTGFQQQVAYRYRQSADDPGVPVTRIAPRALMVPPGFPDFMSRTRVVRPGPVELTGRAWSGRAPVTRVEVCGDDGGGWYEAELDPPDGHTWAWRRWRAWWTATPGRHVLSVRATDASGAAQPVEQPWNRGGFANNLVQRVPVYCPEDG
- a CDS encoding DUF4232 domain-containing protein, which encodes MDFTHTRRTIAVAALAVAAGTLVVGCDPTGKGPSAPAPVVPSSTAAPHTKDPATHAPAPAGTATPGSAGSGKARHAPAKCGAVDLKATPAHQSAKRPQGTGTGAAVVGFTNTSAHPCTVRGFVTVAGAGNGSPDKNVPLTVHHTGTATTVLLAPGARAWTKLTFVPVSGEADGYCTSGSTPASYPTMVLGVPGAGHHQTALDDGVLAECDNTVGVTPLSAVKPV